One segment of Triticum aestivum cultivar Chinese Spring chromosome 2A, IWGSC CS RefSeq v2.1, whole genome shotgun sequence DNA contains the following:
- the LOC123186786 gene encoding UPF0481 protein At3g47200: MSSSWVVDVDYPEPRANVEGWVVDMEKKLEDAEPPAKVQRWPKHCIFRVPLRFTSKMVDGMASSVFKPQTVSLGPFHHDDKDLKPMEEHKLRAVRHLLRRDHAGGDSKLTLGGLVAAMETVADELEDAYMDLGDEWRGEENRGKFLEMMITDGCFLLEVMRMAIGGKGSIPKDYEHGDPVFSWHGIQHIGPFVQRDMLLVENQLPLRLLEKIVAVEEGTSPSAASINSMVLKFLEREDASEGTGLGLHPLDIYRTSRLKGTSQVKNNGKGLQRGVKMTSAPTEVGIFRSQKVVPRSAWKLSEAGIRFLPSKTGCLDDIELDNGRLYMPKVHMDDSTAYRIHNMMAFEAMHVRTGNDVTAYVLFVKDLISSADDVRLLGRKGILEHDLADDDDAVVRLFNSLTRDVSKNWESHLCRVRDAVEHHYTSNHLRVFLYESWSHLKSKYFRNPWSLLALVTAILLVIGDIVQAVYAVISYDPNEGKPKIH, encoded by the exons ATGTCGTCGTCGTGGGTGGTGGATGTCGACTACCCTGAGCCGCGGGCAAACGTGGAGGGATGGGTTGTGGACATGGAGAAGAAGCTCGAGGACGCGGAGCCGCCGGCAAAGGTGCAGAGATGGCCGAAGCACTGCATCTTCCGCGTCCCATTGCGCTTCACGAGCAAGATGGTGGATGGAAT GGCGAGCAGCGTATTCAAGCCGCAGACAGTGTCTCTTGGCCCATTCCACCACGATGACAAGGACTTGAAacccatggaggagcacaagcTGAGGGCCGTCCGTCACCTCCTCCGTCGGGACCATGCTGGTGGGGACAGCAAACTGACCCTCGGCGGGCTTGTCGCCGCCATGGAGACGGTGGCCGACGAGCTGGAGGACGCCTATATGGACCTGGGTGACGAATGGAGGGGCGAGGAGAACAggggcaagttccttgagatgatGATCACAGACGGCTGCTTCCTGCTGGAGGTGATGAGGATGGCCATAGGGGGGAAGGGCTCCATTCCCAAGGACTACGAGCATGGTGACCCCGTCTTCAGCTGGCACGGCATCCAGCACATCGGACCATTTGTCCAGCGCGACATGCTCCTGGTCGAGAACCAGTTGCCACTGAGGTTGCTCGAGAAGATCGTCGCGGTGGAGGAAGGGACATCTCCG AGCGCGGCTTCGATAAACTCCATGGTGCTCAAGTTCCTGGAAAGGGAAGATGCCTCGGAAGGGACCGGCCTAGGACTCCACCCGCTCGACATCTACCGGACGAGCCGGCTCAAGGGCACAAGTCAGGTCAAGAATAACGGCAAGGGTCTTCAAAGAGGCGTGAAGATGACGTCGGCGCCAACGGAGGTCGGCATCTTTCGTTCGCAGAAAGTGGTTCCCCGATCCGCATGGAAGCTATCGGAGGCAGGAATCCGATTCCTGCCCAGCAAGACAGGCTGCCTCGACGACATCGAGCTGGACAACGGGAGGCTCTACATGCCCAAGGTCCATATGGACGACTCCACCGCTTACAGGATCCACAACATGATGGCGTTCGAGGCGATGCACGTTCGCACCGGGAACGACGTGACGGCGTATGTGCTGTTCGTCAAGGACCTCATCAGCTCTGCCGACGACGTGCGCCTGCTAGGGAGGAAGGGGATCCTGGAGCATGACCTTGCCGATGACGACGACGCTGTGGTGAGACTCTTCAACAGCCTCACCAGAGATGTGTCCAAGAATTGGGAGAGTCATCTGTGCCGCGTGCGTGACGCCGTGGAGCACCACTACACCAGCAACCATCTACGTGTCTTCCTCTATGAGTCGTGGTCACACCTCAAGAGCAAGTACTTCAGGAACCCGTGGTCGCTGCTCGCCCTTGTCACTGCAATCTTGCTCGTCATCGGAGACATAGTGCAGGCCGTGTATGCAGTCATATCGTATGATCCTAACGAGGGCAAGCCCAAAATACATTAA